One genomic segment of Terrihabitans soli includes these proteins:
- the typA gene encoding translational GTPase TypA gives MKLRNVAIIAHVDHGKTTLVDELLKQSGSYRENQRVAERVMDSNELEKERGITILAKATSIVWKDTRINIVDTPGHADFGGEVERILNMVDSAIVLVDAAEGPMPQTKFVVGKALKVGLRPIVVINKVDRSDARPTEVINEVFDLFAALDATDEQLDFPILYGSGRSGWMAEKPEGPQDQGMAPLLDLVLKHVPEPKIHEDSQFRMIGTLLESNPFLGRMITGRITSGTIKPNQSIKVLAQDGTVVEQGRISKILAFRGIERTPIEEGVAGDIIAIAGLSKGTVADTFCDLSVTEALKAQPIDPPTVTMSFIVNDSPLSGTEGDKVTSRVIRDRLMKEAEGNVALKIEEAADKDSFFVSGRGELQLSVLIETMRREGFELAVSRPRVVLQQDDSGQTLEPVEEVVVDVDEEHSGVVVKKMGERRAEMLEMKPSGGNRVRLVFHAPTRGLIGYQAELMTDTRGTAIMNRLFHAYEPYKGEIAGRRNGVLIANAPGEAVAYALWNLEDRGPMMIEPGWKVYQGMIIGEHTRDNDLEVNVLKGKQLTNIRTTSKDEAVRLTPPIKMTLERALTYIQDDERVEVTPKSIRLRKVHLDPNDRKRSEKLKEAV, from the coding sequence ATGAAACTGCGCAATGTGGCGATCATCGCCCACGTCGACCATGGCAAAACCACCCTCGTCGACGAGCTGCTGAAACAGTCCGGCTCCTACCGCGAGAACCAGCGCGTCGCCGAACGCGTCATGGATTCCAATGAGCTCGAAAAAGAGCGCGGCATCACCATTCTCGCCAAGGCGACCTCGATCGTCTGGAAAGATACGCGCATCAACATCGTCGATACGCCCGGTCACGCCGATTTCGGCGGTGAGGTGGAGCGCATTCTCAACATGGTCGACAGCGCCATCGTTCTCGTCGACGCGGCTGAGGGCCCGATGCCGCAGACGAAATTCGTCGTCGGCAAGGCGCTGAAAGTCGGTCTTCGTCCGATCGTCGTCATCAACAAGGTCGACCGCTCGGACGCGCGCCCGACCGAAGTTATCAACGAAGTGTTCGACCTCTTCGCCGCGCTCGACGCGACCGACGAGCAGCTCGACTTCCCGATCCTTTACGGCTCCGGCCGTTCCGGCTGGATGGCCGAGAAGCCGGAAGGCCCGCAGGATCAGGGCATGGCGCCGCTTCTCGATCTCGTGCTGAAGCACGTGCCCGAGCCGAAGATCCACGAGGATTCGCAGTTCCGCATGATCGGCACGCTGCTCGAATCCAACCCCTTCCTCGGCCGCATGATCACTGGCCGCATCACCTCCGGCACGATCAAGCCGAACCAGTCGATCAAGGTGCTGGCGCAGGACGGCACGGTCGTCGAGCAGGGCCGCATCTCGAAAATTCTCGCCTTCCGCGGCATCGAGCGCACGCCGATCGAAGAAGGCGTTGCCGGCGACATCATCGCCATCGCCGGTCTGTCGAAAGGCACCGTCGCCGATACGTTCTGCGATCTGTCGGTGACGGAAGCTCTGAAAGCGCAGCCGATCGATCCGCCGACCGTGACCATGTCCTTTATCGTCAATGACAGCCCGCTGTCCGGCACCGAAGGCGACAAAGTCACGAGCCGCGTCATCCGCGACCGCCTGATGAAGGAAGCCGAAGGCAATGTTGCGCTGAAGATCGAAGAAGCCGCCGACAAGGACAGCTTCTTCGTATCCGGACGCGGCGAACTTCAGCTGTCGGTTCTCATCGAAACCATGCGCCGCGAAGGCTTCGAACTCGCCGTGTCGCGTCCGCGCGTTGTTCTGCAGCAGGACGACAGCGGCCAGACGCTCGAGCCGGTCGAGGAAGTCGTCGTCGACGTCGACGAGGAGCATTCGGGCGTCGTCGTCAAAAAAATGGGCGAGCGCCGCGCCGAAATGCTGGAAATGAAGCCCTCCGGCGGCAATCGCGTGCGTCTTGTGTTCCACGCACCGACGCGCGGCCTGATCGGCTATCAGGCCGAACTCATGACCGATACGCGCGGCACGGCCATCATGAACCGGCTGTTCCATGCGTACGAGCCCTACAAAGGCGAGATCGCCGGCCGCCGCAACGGCGTGCTCATTGCGAACGCGCCGGGCGAAGCTGTCGCCTATGCGCTGTGGAATCTCGAGGACCGCGGCCCGATGATGATCGAGCCGGGCTGGAAGGTCTATCAGGGCATGATCATCGGCGAGCACACCCGCGACAACGATCTCGAAGTGAACGTTCTCAAGGGCAAGCAGCTGACCAATATCCGCACGACGTCGAAGGACGAGGCCGTGCGCCTGACGCCGCCGATCAAAATGACGCTTGAGCGGGCGCTGACCTATATTCAGGACGATGAGCGCGTCGAGGTGACGCCGAAATCGATCCGCCTGCGCAAGGTCCATCTCGACCCGAACGACCGCAAGCGCTCGGAAAAGCTGAAGGAAGCGGTCTGA
- a CDS encoding TraB/GumN family protein has product MRAFLAGVLLLLSVEAQAACAGRDLVAELKTSDPAAYASIEEKLKATPNGEGLLWKIEGAKKPSYLFGTIHLSDPRVTTLAPEVKKAFGESSRIAVEIADLTPEQVGATIVQHAMVKGGGTLDNLPDDVEPQVKNALTARGIPGEIAGNFEQWFLVLALAMPPCTYKEMATRKPDEVLDASLIKSAKTARKKVIGLETTEEQIMLFKSLDKDLIRRGLILAPRTEPIAEDVMETMTQAYLTRRVALIEHALPTIAQLTAEETADANYFQRALLDQRNVNMVERSKSELKKGGLFIAVGAGHLAGEKGLVALIRNEGFKVTRLW; this is encoded by the coding sequence ATGCGCGCATTCCTTGCCGGCGTTCTCCTTCTCCTGTCGGTCGAGGCGCAGGCGGCGTGTGCCGGGCGCGACCTCGTCGCCGAGCTGAAGACGTCCGATCCTGCGGCTTATGCGTCGATCGAAGAAAAGCTGAAAGCCACGCCGAACGGCGAGGGCCTGCTCTGGAAGATCGAAGGCGCGAAAAAGCCGTCTTATCTGTTCGGCACGATCCATCTGTCCGATCCGCGCGTCACGACATTGGCGCCGGAGGTGAAAAAGGCTTTCGGTGAGAGCAGCCGCATCGCCGTCGAGATCGCCGATCTGACGCCCGAACAGGTCGGGGCGACGATCGTCCAGCATGCGATGGTGAAGGGCGGCGGCACGCTCGATAATCTGCCGGACGATGTCGAGCCGCAGGTGAAGAATGCTCTCACCGCGCGTGGGATTCCCGGCGAGATCGCCGGCAATTTCGAACAATGGTTTCTGGTTCTCGCGCTGGCGATGCCGCCCTGCACATACAAGGAGATGGCGACGCGCAAACCCGATGAAGTGCTCGACGCCAGCCTGATCAAATCGGCAAAAACCGCAAGAAAGAAGGTAATCGGCCTCGAGACCACCGAAGAGCAGATCATGCTTTTCAAATCGCTCGACAAGGACCTCATCCGTCGCGGCCTCATCCTCGCGCCGCGCACCGAGCCCATCGCCGAAGATGTTATGGAGACGATGACGCAGGCTTATCTCACGCGCCGCGTCGCGCTGATCGAACACGCGCTGCCGACGATCGCACAGCTGACCGCCGAAGAGACGGCCGACGCCAACTATTTCCAGCGCGCGCTGCTCGATCAGCGCAACGTCAATATGGTGGAGCGCTCAAAGTCCGAGCTGAAGAAAGGCGGTCTCTTCATCGCCGTCGGCGCGGGTCATCTGGCGGGCGAGAAAGGTCTCGTCGCCCTCATCCGCAATGAGGGATTTAAGGTGACGCGGCTGTGGTGA
- the cysK gene encoding cysteine synthase A has product MPQFAARTPKTSQFAGRGVIYDSITDTIGNTPLVRLNRIAAERGVKANLLAKLEFFNPISSVKDRIGVAMIDALEEAGALKEGGTIVEPTSGNTGIALAFVAAARGYRLILVMPETMSIERRKMLALLGAELVLTEGPKGMRGAVAKAEELLKEIPGSVMPQQFKHPANPAIHRVTTAEEIWNDTQGKIDAVISGVGTGGTITGVGTVLKKKNPAIRMIAVEPEDSPVLSGGAPGPHKIQGIGAGFVPDVLDRSVIDEVVTVGNQTAFDTARRVAKLEGIPVGISSGAAVAAALEVGSRPEMAGKNIAIIIPSFAERYLSTALFEGL; this is encoded by the coding sequence ATGCCGCAGTTCGCCGCCAGGACGCCTAAAACGAGCCAGTTCGCTGGCCGCGGCGTCATCTACGATTCCATCACCGATACGATCGGCAATACGCCGCTCGTGCGGCTGAACCGCATCGCGGCGGAGCGCGGGGTGAAGGCCAATCTTCTGGCCAAGCTCGAATTCTTCAATCCGATCTCCAGCGTCAAAGACCGTATTGGCGTCGCTATGATCGATGCGCTGGAAGAAGCCGGCGCGCTGAAAGAGGGCGGCACCATTGTCGAGCCGACTTCCGGCAATACGGGCATCGCGCTCGCTTTCGTCGCCGCGGCGCGCGGCTATCGCCTGATCCTCGTTATGCCCGAAACCATGTCGATCGAGCGCCGCAAGATGCTCGCTTTGCTCGGCGCCGAGCTCGTCTTGACGGAGGGCCCGAAAGGCATGCGCGGCGCGGTCGCCAAGGCCGAAGAGCTCCTGAAGGAGATCCCCGGTTCGGTGATGCCGCAGCAGTTCAAGCATCCGGCAAATCCGGCAATCCACCGCGTCACCACCGCCGAAGAAATCTGGAACGATACGCAGGGCAAGATCGACGCGGTCATTTCGGGCGTCGGCACCGGCGGCACGATCACCGGCGTCGGCACGGTTCTGAAAAAGAAAAACCCCGCCATCCGCATGATCGCGGTGGAGCCGGAAGATTCTCCGGTTCTGTCGGGGGGCGCGCCCGGCCCGCACAAAATCCAGGGCATCGGCGCAGGCTTTGTGCCGGACGTTCTCGACCGCAGCGTCATCGACGAAGTCGTGACCGTCGGCAATCAGACGGCGTTCGACACCGCGCGCCGCGTTGCAAAGCTCGAAGGCATTCCCGTCGGCATCTCCTCGGGTGCGGCTGTCGCCGCCGCGCTCGAAGTCGGTTCGCGCCCGGAAATGGCGGGCAAAAACATCGCCATCATCATTCCGAGCTTCGCCGAGCGCTATCTGTCGACGGCCCTGTTCGAGGGGCTCTGA
- a CDS encoding RrF2 family transcriptional regulator encodes MNLLPRRSLLAIAAVVDIAYHARPAPIAAKALSARHSLPPRHLETLLQVLVRSGILKGVRGPRGGYELARERRRITVADIVRAASSSPAGGHEDGDEGGEPSALVRDVVVPAIDRASEIFLEKLQEITVDDLCRAAQNGRVFGEAAPTLDFNI; translated from the coding sequence ATGAATCTTCTTCCGCGACGCAGCCTTCTGGCGATCGCTGCTGTGGTTGATATTGCCTATCATGCCCGCCCCGCGCCGATAGCCGCAAAGGCTCTCTCGGCGCGCCACAGCCTGCCGCCTCGACATCTCGAAACCCTGCTTCAGGTTCTCGTCCGTTCGGGGATTCTGAAAGGCGTGCGCGGTCCGCGCGGCGGCTATGAGCTGGCCCGCGAACGGCGCCGCATCACCGTGGCCGATATCGTCCGCGCCGCGTCTTCGTCGCCGGCCGGCGGCCATGAAGATGGCGATGAGGGGGGCGAACCGTCGGCGCTGGTGCGCGATGTCGTTGTCCCGGCCATCGACCGGGCGTCCGAGATTTTCCTGGAAAAGCTCCAGGAAATCACGGTCGACGATCTCTGCCGCGCCGCCCAGAATGGGCGGGTGTTCGGGGAAGCTGCGCCGACCCTCGACTTCAATATCTGA
- the dut gene encoding dUTP diphosphatase has product MAALKVAVKRLPHAEGLPLPARETDGAAGMDLLAAVEEASPLGLSPGERRLVPTGLILELPPGYEGQVRPRSGLALRHGITVLNAPGTVDADYRGEVQVLLINLGRENFTITRGMRIAQLVVSRVELAALYETDVISSTIRGAGGFGSTGTG; this is encoded by the coding sequence ATGGCGGCACTCAAGGTTGCGGTAAAGCGCCTTCCGCATGCGGAAGGCCTGCCTCTTCCGGCGCGGGAAACCGATGGCGCAGCGGGTATGGATCTCCTTGCGGCAGTTGAAGAAGCTTCCCCTTTAGGGTTAAGTCCCGGCGAGCGGCGTCTTGTACCCACGGGGCTGATTCTTGAGCTTCCGCCGGGATATGAGGGCCAGGTCAGACCACGTTCGGGGCTCGCGCTCCGGCATGGAATTACAGTTCTCAATGCACCGGGCACGGTGGATGCCGATTACCGGGGTGAAGTTCAGGTTTTGCTCATCAATCTCGGGCGCGAAAATTTCACCATCACAAGAGGTATGAGGATCGCACAGCTCGTCGTCTCAAGGGTGGAGCTGGCCGCGCTGTACGAGACAGATGTAATTAGCTCAACAATACGGGGCGCCGGCGGCTTTGGGTCGACCGGCACAGGATGA
- the coaBC gene encoding bifunctional phosphopantothenoylcysteine decarboxylase/phosphopantothenate--cysteine ligase CoaBC yields MTDKSLQDQRILLIIGGGIAAYKSLDLIRRLKDQGAVVRAVLTEAGAQFITPLAVGAITGERVFTSLFDLADEQDVGHIRLARDTDLIIVAPATADLLAKMANGLANDLASTVLVATDRPVLVAPAMNPRMWAHAATTRNVGQLKSDGIQFVGPNEGAMAERGESGLGRMAEPLEILAAAEAVLTSGKALAGRHVLVTSGPTHEPIDPVRMIANRSSGRQGHALAAAAARAGAKVTLISGPVSIQDPAGVQIVRVETAREMLDAVEKHLPADIAIFAAAVADWRVADAKDAKIKKGQKGPPELSLVENPDILATIAGRKKERPKLVVGFAAETQDVVENARAKLQRKGCDLIVANDVSPATGIMGGGCNSVHIVSKQGVESWPSLAKEDVAARLVTLFAGMM; encoded by the coding sequence ATGACTGATAAATCTTTGCAAGATCAGCGCATTCTCCTGATCATAGGCGGCGGCATCGCAGCCTATAAGAGCCTTGACCTTATCCGGAGGCTCAAGGATCAGGGCGCGGTCGTGCGCGCGGTCCTGACCGAAGCGGGTGCACAGTTCATCACGCCGCTGGCGGTGGGCGCCATCACCGGCGAGCGCGTCTTCACCAGTCTCTTCGATCTCGCGGACGAGCAGGATGTCGGCCATATCCGCCTGGCGCGCGATACGGATCTGATCATCGTTGCGCCCGCGACCGCCGATCTTCTGGCGAAGATGGCGAACGGTCTTGCCAATGATCTTGCCTCGACCGTGCTCGTTGCGACCGACCGGCCGGTGCTCGTTGCGCCGGCGATGAACCCGCGCATGTGGGCACATGCTGCCACAACGCGCAATGTCGGGCAGCTGAAGTCCGACGGTATTCAGTTTGTCGGCCCGAACGAGGGCGCGATGGCCGAGCGCGGCGAAAGCGGTCTTGGCCGCATGGCCGAGCCGCTCGAAATTCTCGCTGCGGCCGAAGCCGTCCTTACAAGCGGAAAAGCGCTTGCCGGCAGGCATGTTCTCGTCACTTCCGGCCCGACGCATGAGCCGATCGACCCGGTGCGGATGATCGCCAATCGCTCCTCGGGGCGGCAGGGTCATGCACTTGCCGCCGCTGCGGCACGCGCCGGTGCGAAAGTCACTTTGATCTCCGGCCCTGTGTCCATACAGGACCCGGCGGGTGTTCAGATCGTGCGCGTTGAGACCGCGCGCGAAATGCTGGACGCGGTCGAAAAACATCTTCCCGCCGATATTGCGATCTTCGCCGCCGCCGTCGCCGACTGGCGCGTGGCCGACGCGAAGGACGCAAAGATCAAAAAGGGACAGAAGGGTCCGCCCGAACTGTCGCTGGTTGAAAACCCGGATATCCTTGCGACGATTGCGGGACGCAAAAAAGAACGTCCGAAACTTGTTGTAGGTTTTGCCGCCGAGACGCAGGATGTCGTCGAAAATGCCCGCGCGAAACTTCAGCGCAAAGGCTGCGACCTTATCGTCGCCAATGACGTATCCCCCGCTACCGGGATTATGGGTGGCGGCTGCAACAGCGTTCACATCGTCTCGAAACAGGGCGTCGAAAGCTGGCCGTCCCTGGCGAAAGAGGATGTGGCCGCCCGGCTCGTTACTCTTTTTGCGGGCATGATGTGA
- the ubiB gene encoding 2-polyprenylphenol 6-hydroxylase translates to MLSEFAQFGRIARTGYVFAREGVFRELDLHEVRGPLKLGIRLLRLVERRGPAATKGAPLAAALERLGPSYVKLGQFLATRPDVVGAVIARDLETLQDRMAPFPQKIAEEIVARSLERPLAQLYSEFGPPVAAASIAQVHKAEVDDFGQKLPVAVKVLRPDVARRFARDLKAFYAIARQVERFNPPVRRLRPVAVVDTLARSVAFEMDLRLEAAALSEMGENTKNDPGFRVPGIDWARTAKDVLTLEWIDGVPLNDHEGLRAAGHDLPALGRLLIQSFLRHAMRDGFFHADMHPGNLFVDAAGNIVAVDLGITGRLGPKEKRFLAEMLYGFIERDYRRVAEVHFRAGYVPADQSVEEFARALRSVGEPTHGRTAQEVSMARLLTQLFEITEIFHMQTRPELIMLQKTMVVVEGVARSLDPKLDMWSAAEPVVRDWITRYLGPIGKIEDAAEGAVELGLALTEVPELIQRTQRLAANLEDMTVRGFPLDAQTVRNIGEAEAKRSRFGHLALWAIVGLLALFIVLR, encoded by the coding sequence GTGCTGAGCGAATTCGCCCAGTTCGGACGTATCGCGCGCACGGGGTATGTGTTCGCGCGTGAAGGCGTCTTCCGCGAGCTCGATCTTCACGAGGTGCGCGGGCCGCTCAAACTCGGCATCCGTCTTTTAAGACTCGTCGAACGCCGTGGCCCCGCCGCCACCAAAGGCGCGCCTTTGGCCGCAGCGCTTGAGCGCCTCGGCCCCTCTTATGTGAAGCTCGGCCAGTTCCTCGCAACGCGCCCCGATGTCGTCGGCGCCGTCATCGCGCGCGATCTCGAAACGCTGCAGGACCGGATGGCGCCGTTCCCGCAGAAGATTGCCGAAGAGATTGTCGCGCGTTCGCTGGAGCGGCCGCTCGCGCAGCTTTATTCCGAATTCGGCCCGCCGGTCGCCGCCGCGTCCATCGCCCAGGTGCACAAAGCCGAGGTCGATGATTTCGGCCAGAAGCTGCCCGTCGCGGTGAAAGTTCTGCGTCCCGATGTGGCGCGGCGCTTTGCGCGCGATCTAAAAGCCTTCTACGCCATTGCGCGCCAGGTCGAGCGCTTCAATCCGCCGGTGCGGCGCCTCAGACCCGTCGCCGTGGTCGATACGCTGGCCCGATCCGTCGCGTTTGAAATGGATTTGCGACTGGAAGCCGCCGCCCTCTCCGAAATGGGTGAGAACACGAAAAACGATCCGGGCTTCCGCGTGCCCGGCATCGATTGGGCGCGCACGGCGAAAGATGTTCTGACGCTTGAATGGATCGACGGCGTTCCGCTGAACGATCATGAGGGCCTGCGCGCCGCCGGACACGATCTGCCGGCGCTCGGCCGTCTTCTCATCCAGAGTTTCCTGCGCCATGCGATGCGCGACGGCTTCTTCCATGCCGACATGCATCCGGGAAATCTCTTCGTCGATGCGGCGGGCAATATCGTTGCCGTCGATCTCGGCATCACCGGACGGCTCGGGCCGAAGGAAAAGCGCTTCCTGGCCGAGATGCTCTACGGCTTCATCGAACGCGATTATCGCAGAGTCGCCGAAGTGCATTTCCGCGCCGGCTATGTGCCCGCCGATCAATCCGTTGAAGAGTTTGCCCGCGCGCTGCGCTCGGTCGGCGAGCCGACGCATGGCCGCACCGCGCAGGAAGTCTCGATGGCGCGTCTTCTGACGCAGCTCTTTGAGATCACCGAAATCTTTCACATGCAGACGCGCCCCGAGCTGATCATGCTGCAAAAGACCATGGTCGTGGTCGAGGGCGTGGCGCGTTCGCTCGATCCCAAGCTCGATATGTGGAGTGCGGCAGAGCCCGTGGTCCGCGACTGGATCACCCGTTATCTCGGCCCGATCGGCAAGATCGAGGACGCGGCGGAAGGGGCGGTGGAGCTCGGTCTCGCGCTCACCGAAGTCCCCGAACTCATCCAGAGAACCCAGCGCCTGGCCGCCAATCTTGAGGACATGACCGTCCGCGGCTTCCCCCTCGATGCCCAAACCGTGCGCAATATTGGGGAGGCTGAAGCCAAAAGGTCGCGTTTTGGCCATCTGGCGTTGTGGGCGATTGTAGGACTTCTCGCTTTATTTATTGTTCTGCGCTAG
- the ubiE gene encoding bifunctional demethylmenaquinone methyltransferase/2-methoxy-6-polyprenyl-1,4-benzoquinol methylase UbiE, whose protein sequence is MSDRATGSETTHFGFEDIALRDKQGRVNRVFEEVASNYDLMNDLMSAGLHRAWKSSLITELSLPRGARRFRLLDVAGGTGDIALRALKRGGPGVHVTLFDINPAMLDVGRARTKEAGFEKRVEIVEGTAEELPFPEHSFDAVTISFGLRNVPQMDKALAEARRVLAPGGRFFCLEFSTVDVAVFDKIYDTYSFKVIPQIGKHVAGDEDAYRYLVESIRKFPPPDDLAHMMRTAGFERVSYTPYTGGVAALHSGWRL, encoded by the coding sequence ATGTCCGACCGCGCGACCGGGTCAGAAACCACCCATTTCGGATTTGAAGACATTGCCTTGCGCGACAAGCAGGGGCGGGTGAACCGCGTCTTCGAAGAGGTCGCGTCGAACTATGATCTGATGAACGATCTGATGTCGGCCGGGCTGCACCGCGCCTGGAAGTCCTCGCTCATCACCGAACTCTCTCTGCCGCGCGGCGCGCGGCGCTTCCGCCTCCTCGATGTGGCGGGCGGCACCGGAGACATTGCTCTGCGCGCGCTGAAGCGCGGCGGCCCGGGCGTTCACGTCACTTTGTTCGACATCAATCCGGCAATGCTCGATGTCGGACGGGCGCGGACGAAAGAGGCCGGGTTCGAAAAGCGCGTCGAGATCGTCGAAGGCACGGCCGAGGAGCTGCCTTTTCCCGAACACAGCTTCGATGCGGTGACGATTTCCTTCGGCCTGCGCAATGTGCCGCAGATGGACAAAGCGCTCGCTGAAGCTCGGCGTGTGCTGGCGCCCGGCGGCCGTTTCTTTTGTCTGGAATTTTCGACGGTCGATGTCGCGGTCTTCGACAAGATCTACGACACCTATTCCTTCAAAGTGATCCCGCAGATCGGCAAGCATGTCGCCGGCGATGAGGATGCCTATCGCTATCTCGTCGAAAGCATCCGCAAATTCCCGCCGCCCGACGATCTCGCCCACATGATGCGGACAGCGGGTTTCGAGCGCGTCAGCTACACGCCCTATACCGGCGGTGTCGCCGCGCTTCACTCCGGCTGGCGGCTCTGA
- the mutM gene encoding bifunctional DNA-formamidopyrimidine glycosylase/DNA-(apurinic or apyrimidinic site) lyase has translation MPELPEVETVRRGLEPALLGAKLVKAEARRKDLRFPFPPAFAEKLTGRTITALTRRAKYLLADLDDGQVLIAHLGMSGSFRVEDEVPGAFHRERSRLAAHDHVVLTTDRNVTVTYNDPRRFGFMLLVPRSELDSHPLIKDLGIEPLGNELSGEYLLSVFTKRSAPLKAALLDQKTIAGLGNIYVCEALFRAGLSPKRTARTLRLAAAERLAEAIRAVLQEAVEAGGSSLRDHAQTNGELGYFQHRFAVYDRAGEPCPREGCKGTVRRIVQSGRSTFYCPACQK, from the coding sequence ATGCCCGAGCTCCCTGAAGTCGAAACCGTCCGCCGCGGCCTCGAGCCCGCCCTTCTCGGCGCAAAGCTGGTGAAGGCGGAGGCGCGCCGCAAGGATTTGCGCTTTCCCTTCCCGCCGGCCTTTGCCGAAAAGCTCACCGGCCGCACGATCACGGCGCTGACCCGCCGCGCAAAATATCTCTTGGCCGATCTCGACGACGGCCAGGTCCTGATCGCCCATCTCGGCATGTCGGGCTCTTTCCGGGTCGAGGACGAGGTGCCCGGCGCCTTTCATCGCGAACGCTCGCGGCTTGCCGCGCATGACCACGTGGTGCTGACGACCGATAGGAACGTCACCGTCACCTATAACGATCCGCGCCGGTTCGGCTTCATGCTCCTGGTGCCGCGGTCGGAACTCGACAGCCACCCCCTGATCAAAGACCTCGGCATCGAGCCGCTCGGCAATGAGCTGTCGGGCGAATACCTTCTTTCGGTATTTACAAAGCGCTCGGCGCCGCTGAAGGCCGCCCTCCTCGACCAGAAGACCATTGCCGGGCTCGGCAATATTTATGTCTGCGAAGCCCTGTTCCGCGCCGGCCTGTCGCCCAAACGGACGGCGCGGACCCTCAGACTGGCGGCCGCGGAGCGCCTGGCGGAGGCGATAAGGGCGGTGCTGCAGGAAGCGGTGGAGGCCGGCGGCTCGTCCCTGCGCGATCACGCCCAGACCAATGGGGAACTCGGCTATTTCCAGCACCGGTTCGCCGTCTATGACCGTGCCGGAGAGCCCTGCCCGAGGGAGGGCTGCAAAGGGACGGTCCGGCGGATCGTCCAGAGCGGAAGATCGACCTTTTACTGCCCGGCCTGCCAGAAATAG
- the rpsT gene encoding 30S ribosomal protein S20, protein MANTTSAKKAARKIARRTEINKSRKTRMRSSVRKVEEALASGDAKAASEALKAAQPELMSAAQKGILHKNTASRKVSRLAARVKALKA, encoded by the coding sequence ATGGCCAATACTACCTCGGCCAAGAAGGCTGCGCGTAAGATCGCGCGCCGTACCGAGATCAACAAAAGCCGCAAGACGCGTATGCGCTCTTCGGTTCGTAAGGTCGAAGAGGCCCTCGCCTCGGGCGATGCCAAGGCGGCCTCCGAGGCCCTGAAGGCCGCCCAGCCGGAGCTGATGAGCGCCGCGCAGAAGGGGATCCTTCATAAGAACACGGCCTCCCGCAAGGTTTCGCGGCTCGCGGCGCGTGTAAAGGCGCTCAAGGCCTGA